From one Microcoleus sp. bin38.metabat.b11b12b14.051 genomic stretch:
- a CDS encoding GDSL-type esterase/lipase family protein, which translates to MSKPTMLSIALLLVLGSSIILNILLFSRAKQYYRELNQTRLDPLGLNDHPIDAQPVTNTKQTRVVFFGDSRAASWIAPNLNQYEFINRGIGSQTSVQTLQRFTYHVSSLKPKIIIIQVGVNDLKTIPLFPERRNAIVANCQGSIKRIVEESRKLGAVVIVTTIFPVGEVPLERKVFWSDDISRAIKEVNAYIATLAEEKTIVFDTFPILGDSQGMILPKYRRDE; encoded by the coding sequence TTGAGCAAACCTACTATGCTGTCGATCGCTCTTTTATTAGTGCTAGGAAGCTCAATTATTCTCAATATTCTGCTGTTCAGTCGAGCCAAACAGTATTATCGCGAACTGAATCAAACTCGTTTAGATCCTCTGGGATTGAACGACCATCCTATCGATGCCCAGCCAGTTACTAATACCAAGCAAACCCGTGTGGTTTTCTTTGGTGACTCCAGGGCCGCCAGTTGGATAGCACCTAATCTCAATCAATATGAGTTCATCAACCGGGGAATTGGCTCTCAAACGTCTGTTCAAACTCTCCAGAGATTTACCTATCATGTGAGTTCCTTAAAACCCAAAATCATCATCATCCAAGTTGGTGTCAACGATTTGAAAACAATTCCCTTGTTTCCTGAACGCAGAAATGCGATCGTTGCCAATTGTCAAGGTAGTATTAAACGAATTGTCGAAGAATCTAGGAAGTTAGGTGCAGTAGTAATCGTGACTACTATTTTCCCCGTCGGAGAAGTGCCACTAGAACGCAAGGTGTTTTGGTCTGATGACATAAGTCGGGCAATTAAAGAAGTAAATGCCTACATCGCCACCTTAGCTGAAGAGAAAACTATCGTGTTTGATACCTTCCCTATTCTTGGCGATAGTCAGGGCATGATATTGCCGAAATATAGACGCGACGAAC